CTCACGCCCCTAGATGGAAAAGGGGCAATATTGGGCTCTCTCCATCCGCTCCAAACCTTTCCTGACATTGAGAGCGCCATCTGCGTCCTTCCGAGTACCTATATTTTTATTGAAGGCGCTGCCTCTGCCATCAAGGCGCTTACACGCATAGGCGAATCAATCGGTTGCAAGGTCGTAATTATTGAAGGGAGTAGAAAAGTATTCTATCACCTCTCGGCCGTCTTTGTCTGTAATCTTCTGTGCGCCCTATTCCACAGTGCAGAGTCCGTAATGGACAGAGCGGACATCGGACTTGAACCTTTTTATCCCATCATAAATGCCACTATTGACAATATAGAACGGGCAGGCCCCTTGGCTTCCCTAACGGGTCCCGTCATCCGCGGCGACATGGAGACTGTTCACGATCATCTGAAGGCGATAGCGGACATGGGTCTGGAGCGAGAAGTGTACAGAGCCCTCTCTCTCGTGGCCCTGGGCATGGCAAGGAAGAGGAATGTCCTCGACGAGGAGTTACTCAAGGCGCTTGAGGTTGTGTTGCGGAGCACCTGAGAAGCTGTGCCGTTCTTCCGTTCCATTGTTGTGCCTCCACTTCCTGCGGCCTAATTGTCGCGAAGACTTCCCGCAAGTATGGCGATGGTAACTATCAACGAAGAAGACTGAAATGGTCTTGGCCGATCCACAGGGCATTGAGGTGTGCAGATTATCTACAGCTTCCTGAAGGGTGATCAAGAAGCAGGGAGCCAGATTGGGAATTGCAAAAGATACGGCCTTTAGCCCAAGGAATTTCCCGGTTTTAATTTGCTCGGTTATATAAATAAAGAAACAGGAGTTTTGCGGAGGACCTCCATTGAGGAGATTTATCTACTTTGAGTGAATGGTTTTATTAGAGATTGATACGAGTGTGGATCGTACGCTATGGGTTGTCAATGAAAATCCGAGCCGCCACAAACAATCCGGCTCCTTGGCGCCAAGGCAACTGCCCGGAGGAAGGGCCAGATATTGCGAAAATGGAAGGAGAAAACTATTTAAAAGTTTCACGCGCCGACCGACGGCGTTTCTTCTCCATAATTACGTAAGTGACGATCACTCCCAGGATGAGACCGCAAAGAGCAGAGAGAAAGATCGCCACGGCTAGGGATGCTCCGAACTTCCAGAAGAGGAATGAGATGGCCACCGGGGCTGCATTCTGGATTGAGAAGATCGTGACAAAAACCACGATCACTACTGCCGCTATCAATGTTGTCATAAGGTTTTTTTCTCCTTAGTTGCAAATAAAAGAGGCCCGAAGGCCACTCCCGTCCTATTTCTTTGCCGGAAACAGTTTGTTCAAGAGCTTGCCTGACGGCGGTTTTATGTACAGGCTTATGTCGAAATAAAGGATAACTCAATCTTCCGACGAGAATCCACTCCATTGTGTCCATACGTGAGGAACGCAGGTTTTAGTCCAGTACGGCCCAGTCTCCGCAGAGCGTAGTGACGGTCCCGTAAGATGGCCTCCCACTTTGTTGCTCTCGTCCAGTAGTAAGATACAGCGGTAATAAAGAAGAATAACCCAGTCCCATGGCCGCGAGGCCCATAACGGATGACAGGAGTTCAGGCGGTCTCTTCGGCGTCCACCAGAAGGACATGAAAAGAAAGAGGGCTGTAAGGAAATACCCGAGATAGAGCATCGATTTGTCCGACACTTTCGGGGCCCACAGCTTGATGATATCGTTGGTTATGTTGGCGCTCATGATGAAGACCATAGCCGACAATGTTCCCAGGGTCGCACCGACAAGGCCGGTGAGATATGCGGCAAGAAGACCCGAGCCTCCCATGGCCCACGCGAGCATAGGCGCTGCGAGGTCGGCACCCCACTGTTTGTTTTCGAGCAGATTCTGGCCGAAAATGATCCTGGCCACGAGGCCGTTGCTTGAGCAGTCCAGCATGATCGGTATGCTCCCGCAGCGAACAGAGCCATAAAATATAACAGTAACCTCGTCTTGACAAGGATTTTATGCCGAGGAGTTGGCTTACGTTATTGAGATATTATTCAATTTTGTCAAAATCTGCTGTCTCCAAGAGAAGCCATTTTGGGTTAGTGTGGATTTGAGAGCAG
The Syntrophobacterales bacterium genome window above contains:
- a CDS encoding DUF2520 domain-containing protein; this encodes MKIGIIGAGKVGTALAYSMKKKGLHISAISDVSRESLSLAERYLGKGILYTVDNTKAVNSSDVIAVTTQDREIGRVAEEIYDSPAIVDGKLFFHTSGARPSSVLTPLDGKGAILGSLHPLQTFPDIESAICVLPSTYIFIEGAASAIKALTRIGESIGCKVVIIEGSRKVFYHLSAVFVCNLLCALFHSAESVMDRADIGLEPFYPIINATIDNIERAGPLASLTGPVIRGDMETVHDHLKAIADMGLEREVYRALSLVALGMARKRNVLDEELLKALEVVLRST
- a CDS encoding LapA family protein, with the protein product MTTLIAAVVIVVFVTIFSIQNAAPVAISFLFWKFGASLAVAIFLSALCGLILGVIVTYVIMEKKRRRSARETFK